From Candidatus Polarisedimenticolia bacterium, the proteins below share one genomic window:
- the hxsD gene encoding His-Xaa-Ser system protein HxsD produces MENIRRQDETNRSEGDAVPLAVAGVTLHKGEATGSQAILDDRVALEVDASIYSQDAVLRAAYKFTDRCYVFIEHPGNFVVALTPKDTLASRALIGEFCNELLDQQVRESLSREFGDLRTLIVAQAFAEGNLLDKERDEGNYQADPLGIGKRR; encoded by the coding sequence GTGGAAAACATCCGACGACAAGACGAAACGAATCGCAGTGAAGGTGACGCCGTTCCCCTAGCAGTGGCCGGAGTAACACTTCACAAAGGCGAGGCCACTGGCTCCCAGGCAATCCTCGACGATCGCGTCGCCCTCGAGGTTGATGCCTCGATTTATAGCCAGGACGCCGTGCTCCGCGCGGCATATAAGTTCACGGACCGATGCTATGTTTTCATCGAGCACCCCGGCAATTTTGTCGTCGCTCTCACGCCCAAGGATACTCTCGCCTCCAGGGCACTCATCGGAGAGTTTTGCAACGAGCTTCTGGACCAGCAGGTGCGGGAATCTCTCTCCCGTGAGTTCGGCGACCTCCGCACCTTGATCGTCGCTCAGGCCTTCGCCGAGGGCAATCTCCTGGATAAGGAGCGCGATGAGGGAAACTATCAGGCAGATCCTCTCGGCATTGGCAAGCGTCGATAA